From a single Cupriavidus taiwanensis LMG 19424 genomic region:
- a CDS encoding sulfate/molybdate ABC transporter ATP-binding protein: MSIQVKNVEKRFGDFVALDNVSLDFDEGELTALLGPSGCGKTTLLRIIAGLERADAGQIVLSGRDASDQHVRQRQVGFVFQHYALFKHMSVFENVAFGLRVKPRAERPSEAQIREKVHALLDLVQLDWLADRYPAQLSGGQRQRIALARALAVEPRVLLLDEPFGALDAKVRKELRRWLRRLHDELHVTSVFVTHDQEEALEVADQVVLMNRGRVEQFGSPEAVYNHPATPFVFGFLGNVNLFHGRLEVGESGGLLHTGEAVLPVVGSGHETAGDAVAYVRPHDLDLERYAPGADGIAVTLRRALTLGPVAQLELEREDNQDVIEVALPLERFRHAGFREGELLAVRPRQLRVFTQANGTAPTQEQEAAR, translated from the coding sequence ATGAGCATCCAGGTCAAGAACGTAGAGAAGCGCTTTGGCGATTTCGTCGCGCTGGACAATGTCTCGCTCGATTTCGACGAAGGCGAGCTGACCGCGCTGCTGGGCCCGTCCGGTTGCGGCAAGACCACGCTGCTGCGCATCATCGCCGGCCTGGAGCGCGCCGACGCGGGCCAGATCGTGCTGTCCGGGCGCGATGCCTCCGACCAGCATGTGCGCCAGCGCCAGGTGGGCTTCGTATTCCAGCACTACGCGCTGTTCAAGCACATGAGCGTGTTCGAGAACGTGGCCTTCGGCCTGCGCGTGAAGCCGCGCGCCGAGCGCCCGAGCGAAGCGCAGATCCGCGAGAAGGTGCATGCGCTGCTCGACCTGGTCCAGCTCGACTGGCTCGCCGACCGCTACCCGGCGCAGCTGTCGGGCGGCCAGCGCCAGCGCATCGCCCTGGCGCGCGCGCTGGCGGTGGAGCCGCGCGTGCTGCTGCTCGACGAACCCTTCGGCGCGCTCGACGCCAAGGTGCGCAAGGAACTGCGCCGCTGGCTGCGGCGCCTGCACGATGAGCTGCACGTGACCAGCGTGTTCGTCACGCACGACCAGGAAGAGGCGCTGGAAGTGGCCGACCAGGTGGTGCTGATGAACCGTGGCCGCGTCGAGCAGTTCGGCTCGCCCGAGGCGGTCTACAACCATCCGGCCACGCCGTTCGTATTCGGCTTCCTCGGCAACGTGAACCTGTTCCATGGCCGGCTGGAAGTGGGCGAGAGCGGCGGCCTGCTGCATACCGGCGAGGCGGTGCTGCCGGTGGTCGGCAGCGGCCACGAGACCGCCGGCGATGCCGTCGCGTACGTCCGTCCGCACGACCTGGACCTGGAGCGCTATGCGCCCGGCGCCGACGGCATCGCCGTCACGCTGCGCCGCGCGCTGACGCTGGGTCCGGTGGCGCAGCTCGAACTCGAGCGGGAAGACAACCAGGACGTGATCGAGGTGGCGCTGCCGCTCGAGCGCTTCCGCCACGCGGGATTCCGCGAAGGCGAGCTGCTTGCCGTGCGCCCGCGCCAGCTGCGCGTCTTTACGCAGGCCAACGGCACCGCCCCCACCCAGGAACAAGAGGCCGCACGATGA
- the cysW gene encoding sulfate ABC transporter permease subunit CysW: protein MAGSVSARLGGQGGASGHHRFDATGEAPWVRYTLIAVAVLFLTLFLFVPLASVFYEALRKGVQTYWEALVEPDALAAIQLTLTVAAIAVPLNVVFGVAAAWAIAKFDFRGKNLLITLIDLPFSVSPVISGLVYVLLFGAQGWLGPWLQAHDIKIMFAVPGIVLATIFVTFPFVARELIPLMQAQGSEEEEAAIVLGASGWQTFRHITLPNIRWGLLYGVILCNARAMGEFGAVSVVSGHIRGLTNTMPLHVEILYNEYNFAAAFAVASLLTLLALVTLGIKTLVEWRARKETEEAAPERPLASLPASMQGQAS from the coding sequence ATGGCCGGATCTGTTTCGGCACGCCTGGGCGGGCAGGGCGGCGCCAGCGGCCATCACCGCTTCGATGCCACCGGCGAGGCGCCATGGGTGCGCTACACGCTGATCGCGGTGGCGGTGCTGTTCCTGACGCTGTTCCTGTTCGTGCCGCTGGCGTCGGTGTTCTATGAAGCCTTGCGCAAGGGCGTGCAGACGTACTGGGAAGCGCTGGTCGAGCCCGACGCGCTGGCCGCGATCCAGCTCACGCTGACGGTGGCGGCGATCGCCGTGCCGCTGAACGTAGTGTTCGGCGTGGCGGCGGCGTGGGCCATCGCCAAGTTCGACTTCCGCGGCAAGAACCTGCTGATCACGCTGATCGACCTGCCGTTCTCGGTGTCGCCGGTGATCTCGGGCCTGGTCTATGTGCTGCTGTTCGGCGCGCAGGGCTGGCTGGGTCCGTGGCTGCAGGCGCACGACATCAAGATCATGTTCGCGGTGCCGGGCATCGTGCTGGCCACCATCTTCGTCACCTTCCCCTTCGTGGCGCGCGAGCTGATCCCGCTGATGCAGGCGCAGGGCAGCGAAGAGGAAGAGGCCGCGATCGTGCTGGGCGCGTCGGGCTGGCAGACCTTCCGCCATATCACGCTGCCCAATATCCGCTGGGGCCTGCTGTACGGCGTGATCCTGTGCAATGCGCGGGCGATGGGCGAGTTCGGCGCGGTGTCGGTGGTGTCGGGCCATATCCGCGGGCTGACCAACACCATGCCGCTGCACGTGGAGATCCTCTACAACGAGTACAACTTCGCGGCCGCGTTCGCGGTGGCGTCGCTGCTGACGCTGCTGGCGCTGGTGACGCTCGGCATCAAGACGCTGGTGGAATGGCGCGCCCGCAAGGAAACCGAAGAGGCTGCACCGGAGCGGCCGCTGGCAAGCCTGCCGGCTTCAATGCAAGGACAAGCATCATGA
- a CDS encoding DUF962 domain-containing protein, with product MRDDEPLLRRQWRGYARNHQHPRNLLLHIVAVPMFMAGTVLGVYGLLRLNLPAIALGLVCMGMSMALQGRGHRLEAHAPEPFAGPADIAGRILAEQWITFPRYVLSGQWWRALAGRSAAPAPAPARSGDATGQGG from the coding sequence ATGCGCGACGACGAACCGCTGCTGCGCCGGCAGTGGCGCGGCTATGCCCGCAACCACCAGCATCCCCGCAACCTGCTGCTGCATATCGTTGCCGTGCCGATGTTCATGGCCGGCACCGTGCTGGGCGTCTATGGCCTGCTGCGACTGAACCTGCCGGCGATCGCGCTGGGGCTGGTTTGCATGGGCATGTCGATGGCCCTGCAGGGGCGCGGCCACCGGCTGGAAGCCCACGCGCCCGAGCCGTTTGCCGGGCCGGCCGATATCGCCGGGCGTATCCTGGCCGAGCAGTGGATCACCTTTCCGCGCTATGTCCTGTCCGGGCAGTGGTGGCGCGCGCTGGCCGGCCGCAGCGCGGCGCCTGCGCCTGCACCCGCGCGTTCGGGCGACGCGACCGGGCAGGGTGGCTGA
- the cysT gene encoding sulfate ABC transporter permease subunit CysT, translating to MPPSISLADTPPPAAPRASDSARAPRNPSRQRFTVLPGFGLSLGFTLFYLTLIVLVPLSATFLKTFTMTWDAFWTSITAPRVLASLQLSFGASLIAAIVNTVFGLIVAWVLVRYRFVGKRLIDALVDLPFALPTAVAGIALTALFAGNGWIGRYLEPLGIKVAFTPLGVVVALTFIGLPFVVRTVQPVLEDVEQELEEAAASLGANRLQTFRRVILPAILPALLTGFALSFARATGEYGSVVFISGNMPMVSEIAPLMIYSKLEQYDYAGATAVAVVMLVISFALLLLINLLQAWTRRHQSGARAALAAEAPATGKEF from the coding sequence ATGCCTCCATCCATCTCCCTGGCGGACACGCCGCCGCCGGCGGCGCCCCGCGCGTCCGATTCGGCGCGCGCGCCGCGCAACCCGTCCAGGCAGCGCTTCACGGTGCTGCCGGGCTTCGGCCTGTCGCTCGGGTTCACGCTGTTCTACCTGACGCTGATCGTGCTGGTGCCGCTGTCGGCCACGTTCCTGAAGACGTTCACGATGACGTGGGACGCGTTCTGGACCTCGATCACGGCGCCGCGCGTGCTGGCATCGCTGCAGCTGAGCTTCGGCGCGTCGCTGATCGCGGCTATCGTCAATACGGTGTTCGGGCTGATCGTGGCGTGGGTGCTGGTGCGCTACCGCTTTGTCGGCAAGCGCCTGATCGATGCGCTGGTCGACCTGCCGTTCGCGCTGCCGACCGCGGTGGCCGGCATCGCGCTGACCGCGCTGTTCGCGGGCAACGGCTGGATCGGTCGCTACCTGGAGCCGCTCGGCATCAAGGTCGCGTTCACGCCGCTGGGCGTGGTGGTGGCGCTGACCTTTATCGGCCTGCCGTTCGTGGTGCGCACGGTGCAGCCGGTGCTCGAAGACGTCGAGCAGGAGCTGGAAGAAGCCGCGGCCAGCCTGGGCGCCAACCGGCTGCAAACCTTCCGCCGCGTGATCCTGCCGGCCATCCTGCCGGCGCTGCTGACGGGGTTTGCGCTGTCCTTCGCGCGCGCCACCGGCGAATACGGCTCGGTGGTATTCATCTCGGGCAACATGCCGATGGTGTCCGAGATCGCGCCGCTGATGATCTATTCCAAGCTGGAGCAATACGATTACGCCGGTGCCACCGCGGTGGCGGTGGTGATGCTGGTGATCTCGTTCGCGCTGCTGCTGCTGATCAACCTGCTGCAGGCCTGGACGCGCCGCCACCAGTCCGGTGCGCGCGCCGCGCTGGCTGCTGAAGCGCCCGCTACGGGCAAGGAGTTCTGA
- a CDS encoding CysB family HTH-type transcriptional regulator — MNFQQLRSIREAVRRQFNLTEVANALYTSQPGVSRQIRELEEELGVEIFERYGKRLTGLTEPGREIVRIVERLLLEAENLRQAGDEYAGRHTGRLTVATTHTQARYALPRVVQAFRREYPHVTLALQEASPTHIVELLLTGQADIGIATEALATEAGLTSFEAYSWQHVLVVSPDHPLTRLPEPTLEDVAGFQLITYDAGFTGRRKIDSAFAEAGLQPEIVLTALDADVIKTYAELDLGVGIIASMAYDERKDSGLVRISADHLFAPNTTSVAVRRGAYLRGYAHAFINMFAPHLSRDTVSSALSEQDRQALAA; from the coding sequence ATGAACTTCCAGCAACTCCGTTCGATCCGCGAGGCGGTACGCCGCCAGTTCAACCTGACCGAGGTCGCCAACGCGCTCTATACCTCGCAGCCCGGCGTGTCGCGCCAGATCCGCGAGCTGGAGGAGGAGCTGGGCGTGGAGATCTTCGAGCGCTACGGCAAGCGCCTGACCGGGCTCACCGAGCCCGGCCGCGAGATCGTGCGCATCGTCGAGCGCCTGCTGCTCGAGGCCGAGAACCTGCGCCAGGCTGGCGACGAATACGCCGGCCGCCACACCGGCCGGCTTACCGTCGCCACCACCCACACGCAGGCGCGCTATGCCTTGCCACGCGTGGTGCAGGCCTTCCGCCGCGAATACCCGCATGTGACGCTGGCGCTGCAGGAAGCATCGCCCACGCATATCGTCGAGCTGCTGCTGACCGGGCAGGCCGATATCGGCATTGCGACCGAGGCGCTGGCGACCGAGGCCGGCCTGACCTCGTTCGAGGCCTACAGCTGGCAGCACGTGCTGGTGGTGTCGCCGGACCATCCGCTCACGCGCCTGCCCGAGCCCACGCTCGAGGACGTCGCGGGTTTCCAGCTGATCACCTACGACGCCGGCTTCACCGGCCGCCGCAAGATCGACAGCGCCTTTGCCGAGGCGGGCCTGCAGCCCGAGATCGTGCTGACGGCGCTGGACGCGGATGTGATCAAGACCTATGCCGAACTGGACCTTGGCGTCGGCATCATCGCTTCGATGGCCTATGACGAGCGCAAGGACTCCGGCCTGGTGCGGATCTCGGCCGACCACCTGTTCGCGCCCAACACCACCAGCGTGGCGGTGCGCCGCGGCGCATACCTGCGCGGCTATGCGCACGCCTTCATCAACATGTTCGCGCCGCACCTGTCGCGCGATACCGTAAGCAGCGCGCTGTCCGAGCAGGACCGCCAGGCGCTGGCCGCCTGA